A region of the Kribbella sp. NBC_01245 genome:
CACCGCGCTCGCGACGGCGTACGCCGTGATGGTGGCGCTGCGCGAACGGGACGTCTCGGGCGCCGGTCAGGTGGTGGATCTCGCGATAATCGAGCCGATCCTGATGATGCTCGGCGGCGGCATCACGGCGTTCCAGCAGTTGGGGTACGTCCAGCCGCGGCTCGGGAATCGCTCGTCGAACAACGCACCGCGCAACGTGTATCGAACGCTGGACGGCGAGTGGGTCGCGGTGTCGACCAGTTCGCAGAGCATCGCCGAACGGGTCTTGCGGTTGGTCGGCCGGGAGGACCTGGTCGCGCAGCCGTGGTTCGGGTCCGGGCGCGAGCGGGCCGAACATGCCGATGAGTTGGACGAGGCTGTTGGTTCGTGGATCGCGGGCCACCCGTTGGACCAGGTGCTGTCGGCATTCGAGAAGGCCGAGGCTGCGGTCGGGCCGGTGTACGACGTACGGGGGATTGTGACCGACCCGCAGTACGCCGCACTCAGGACGATCGCCACAGTGGATGACGATGAGCTCGGGCCGTTGCAGATGCAGAACGTGTTGTTCCGGATGTCGGAGTCGCCCGGCGCGATCAAGTGGGCCGGGCGTGCACATGGTGCCGACACGGCCGAGGTGCTTGCCGAGGTTGGAGTTTCGCCCGAGCGGTTGGCGGAGTTGCGGGCGGAGGGCGTGTGCTGACTGCGCTTTACGTGCCGGGCAATCGGCCCGAGCGCTTCGCCAAGGCGGCCGGGTCTGGGGCCGACCTGGTGATCGTTGACCTCGAGGACGCCGTACCGGTCGACGCCAAATCCGCCGCACGTGCTGCCGCGGTCGAGTGGCTTGCCGGGTCTGTGGCCGAGGTGCGGGTCAATACGTTGGATTCCCCTTGGGGGCTTGACGATCTCGACGCGCTGGCCGCTGTTGGCGAGGTACGGATCCGGCTGCCGAAGGTGGAAAGCGTCGACGACGTACGACGCGTGCTCGACTTGCTGCCCTTGGCAAAGATCACCGCCTTGCTGGAATCGCCGTTGGGCGTGGAACGCGCCTTCGATATCGCCTGTTCGGGTGTCGTCGGTGTCGGGCTCGGCGAATCCGACCTGTCGGGATTGCTCGGGGTGGATGGTCCGGAAGGGCTCGCCTGGTCGCGCGGCCGCCTCATCTCGGCATCGCGCGCTGCGGGGCTAGGGGCGCCGATGATGTCGGTCTATCCGCGGGTCAACGATCCCGACGGCCTGTACGCGTCGTGCCTCACCGGCCGCGCCCTGGGCTTCACCGGCCGGGCCGCGATCCACCCGGCCCAGCTCCCGATCATCGTCGAGGCCTTCACCCCAACGTCGGCCGAACTAGCCCAAGCCACGGAACTGCTCGACGCAGTAGCTCAAGCCGGCACCACCGAGGGCGGCGTACTCGTCCTCCCCGACGGCCGAATGGTCGACCCCGCGATGGTCACTCGCGCCCGCGAACTCCTCGCGCTAGCTCCTTAGGCTTTCCTTGGCGGCGTCTTTGAGGGCGTCGAGGAGGATGCGGACGGCCGGCTGCGTCAGCGTGCTTTCCCGTACGGCGGCGTAGATCGTCCGCACCGGCTCCGGGCGGCGGACCGCGCGGATGGCGACATCCGGATGGCGGGTGTTGAGGCCGAGCCGGGGGATGAGGGCGATCCCAAGTCCGGCGGCGACGAGGCCCTGCGCGGTGGCATGATCCTCGCTCTTCGCGGCGAAGTCGGGGCTGAAGCCTGCGGCCGCGCACGCGTTCAGGATCGGATCCAGGCAGGGGCCCGGTGGCTCGCTGCCGATCCACGGTTCGTCGGCGAGGTCGGCCAGGTCCAGCGCCTTTTTCCCGGCGAGCGGGTGCCCGGTGGGCAGCACGGCCAGGTAGCTGTCGTCGACCAGGTGCACCACGCGGATACCCGGCGGGCTCTCGCTACTGCCGGCCATGCTGCTGCCGACCAGGATGGTCAGGTCCGAGTCGTCTTGCTGCATGCTGCGCAAGGGATCTTCGAGATCGGTCAGCGTGAGATCGACGGCCAGCCCGTCGTACTCGCGACGAAGCCGTGCCAGGGCGGGTGCGAGCAGCGTCGGGCCGACCGAGGTGAAGTAGCGGATCGCCAGCCTGCCCGTGCGGCCGGCGCGTAAGTCGGCCAAGGCGCGCTCTGCCTCGGTGACGTGCTGGCTGAGGATGCCGGCGTGCTCGGTCAGTAGTCGGCCGGCCGCGGTCGGTCGTACACCTCGCCCGACCCGTTCGAGCAACGGGACGCCGGCTTCCCGCTCCAGCGCGGCCATCTGCTGGCTGATGGCCGACGGGGTGTAGCCCAGGTGCGCGGCCGCGGCGGTCACGGATCCGCTGGTCACCACTGCCCGCAAGATCTGCAGCCTTCGAACGTCAAGCATGTAGGACAGCTTAATCCACCTTCAGAATCATTCGCTTGTCCTTCCAAGTTGAATCGGGCACCGTTTCATCCGGACGGGTCGATCGAGGAGGAACCAAGACGTGAGTGGTCTGTGGGCGTTGGGCCGGGTCGTGGTCCTGGCCTTGTTGTGGGGGTCGACCTACCTGTGGATCGAGCTTGCTCTGGACGCCTTTTCGCCGGTCCAAGTGACCTTCATTCGCTGCGTGCTCGGGGCTGCCACGCTGCTGGTCCTGTGCTTCGGTAGCGGTCGGCGGCTGCCCAGGGATCGGGCGACCTGGGGTCGCGTCGTCGTGGCGGCCTTCTTCTGCAACGCACTGCCGTACGCCTTGTTCAGCATCGGCCAGCAGATCATCGACTCCGGGGTCGCCGGCATGCTGAACGCGACGACTCCGCTGTGGTCGATGTTGATCGGCCTGCTGATCGGGACCGAACGCGGCATCCGCCCGATCCGGGTGGCCGGGCTCGTGCTCGGATTCAGCGGGACCGTGGTGATCTTCGCGCCGTGGCAGCAGGCGGGCGGCGTCGGTTGGGGTGCGCTGGCGATCATCGGGGCGGCCGTGAGTTATGCCGTCTCCTTCGCGTACATGGGCCGTAACCTGGTGGGTCGCGGCATCCCGACGATCTCGCTCTCCGCGGCGCAACTCTGCGCGGCCGTGGTGTTCAGTGGGCTCGCCCTGCCGGCCGGCGGTTTGGCGTCGGTGGACCTTGACCGGACGGCCCTGATCGCCGTTGTCGTACTGGGAATCGTCGCCACCGGGATCACCTTCCACCTCACCTACCGGATCATCGCGGACGAAGGCGCGACGAACGCAGCGACGGTTGGCTATTTGCTGCCGGTGGTCTCGGTGGCGTTGGGGAGCATCGTGCTCGGCGAGGACATCGGCATCCGGGTGGCCGCGGGGATGTTCATCGTGCTGCTCGGTGTCGGCCTGACGCGTCGGCGCCCGCCGGCAGTGGTTGCGGGCCCGGCACTCGTCGCGACTGGTAGTGACCGATGAGGGTTCTCTACCAGGTCGACTCCTTTACGAGTACGCCGTTCACGGGGAACCCCGCGGGCGTGGTGCTGGCGGCGGAGGGGATGACCGACGCGGAGATGCTCGCCGTCGCGGCCGAGCTCAACAACTCCGAAACGGCGTTCGTACTCCCTGCCGACGGCCTTGATCACGATGTGCGGATCCGCTTCTTCACCCCGACGACAGAGGTGCCGACGTGTGGTCACGCCACCATCGCGGCCCACTTCGCCCGAGCTATCGAGTACGGCCTTCCCGCGGGTTCGCTGGTTCAGAAGACGGGGAGCGGTCTGCTGCAGCAGGTCGAGATCCACCGCGACGGGGATCGCATCAGCATCGGCTTGCACCAGGGCGTTGCGTCCTTCGGCCCCGAGCTGAACACCTCGCAGGTCGACCGCCTCCTGCACGCGCTCGGCGCCGGACGCCACGACCTGGCCGACGGCGGTCCCGTCCAGATCGTCTCGACAGGCCATTCCAAGGTGTTGCTCGAGCTGCGCAGCCGCGCCGTGGTCGACGGGCTGCGGCCCGACCTGGTCGCATTGACGGCGCTCAGCCAGGAGATCGGCAGCAACGGATACTTCGTCTTCACCCGATCCACCGGCGACGCCGAGCTGCTCACCTGGTCGCGCATGTTCGCCCCCGCGATCGGAATCCCCGAAGACCCCGTGACCGGCAACGGCCACGGCCCCCTCGGCGCCTACCTCGTCCGCCACGGCCTCGTCCCAGCGTCCGGCGGAACCCTCACCTTCACCGGCCGCCAAGGCTCCGCCATAGGCCGGCCAGGCGACGTCCAAGTCACCATCGAAGTCCGCCCGGACAACGAGCTCCTCGCCTCAATCACCGGCAACGCGACCACCGCCTTCCGCGCCACCCTCCACATCTGAAACCTGCCTTCCCCGCATCCGAACTACGGACCCGGCGGTCGGCATCCCGACCGGCCGGAAACGGTCACAAGGGCCCGATGAGTGCCGACACGCCTGGTCACGAGGGCCCGATGAGCGGAAGTCGGGGGTGGGGGTGCGCGTTATGGTCGGGAGATGGTGGAGACGGTGGATGCGGTGGTGGTCGGGTCTGGGCCTAATGGGCTGGTTGCGGCGATCGCGTTGGCGGATGCCGGGTGGGACGTGCTCGTGGTGGAGGCGTCCGATCAGCTTGGTGGTGCGGTTCGGTCCAGTTCGGCGGATGGGTGGACGACCGATCACTGCAGTTCGTGTTATCCGCTGGGCGTCGCCTCGCCGGTGATTCGGGCATTGGAGTTGGAGCGGTTCGGCTTGAAGTGGGCGCACGCACCCCGGCCGTTGGCGCACTTGCTGGATGCGGAATCCCCGGCCGCTTTCATCGATCCGGATCCCGAGCGTACGGCGGCTGGGCTGGCGGCAGAGCATCCGGCCGACGGCGAGGCGTGGTTGAGGTTGTACGAGGGCTACATCAAGATCCGCGAGCCCTTGTTGCGCGCGTTGCTCACCGGTTGGCCGCCAGTTGGTGCCGCGGGACGGCTGGTGCGGCAGCTCGGTTCACTCGCCGAGCTTGGGCGGTTCGCGCGGTTCATGGCGCTGCCGGTGCATCGGATGGGCCAGGAGTTGTTCGCCGGTCAACGTGGGCGGGCGCTGCTGACGGGTAATGCCATGCACGCCGACGCACCACCTTCCGCGACGGTTAGCGGCACCATGGGCTGGCTGCTCGCGATGTTGGCCCAGGATATCGGATTCCCTGTGGTGCAAGGCGGTTCGGGCCGTCTCGCCGACGCGATGATCGCCCGGGCGCGCGAGTCCGGCGTCGACTTCGCGACGGGTGAACCGGTGGTCGGTCTGACCGTGAACGGCGGCCGGATCACCGGCGTTCGGACGGCCGCGGGGCGGACGATCTCGGTCAAACGAGCCGTCATCGCCGACACCTCCGCGCCCGTGCTGTACGACGAGTTGTTGCCGTCAGCAATCATCCCGGCCGGGCTTCGGCGCGACCTGGCGAAGTTCGAGTGGGACTTCCCGACGGTCAAGGTCAACTACCGTCTCTCGGCCGCCGCCCCCTGGACCGCGAAAGACGCGCACACCGCGGGCGTCGTACATCTTGGTGGTAATGCGGACGATCTCGTGCACACTGCCGCCGACCTCGATACCGGTAGGTTGCCGGGGGCCCCTTTCCTGTTGGTGGGACAGACGAGTACGGCGGACCCGAGTCGTTCCCCGGCCGGCACCGAGGCGTTGTGGGCGTATTCGCATCTGCCGCGCGGGGTTGCCGATGACGCCTCGGCGGACAAGATCGCGGGCCGGATGGACCGTCAGCTCGAGCGGCACGCCCCGGGCTTCAGCGAGCTCGTTCTCGATCGGCAAGTCCAGCGGCCCGGGGAGTTCGAGGCGGGCAACGCGGCGATGGGCCTCGGCGCGCTTGGCGGCGGGACGACCCAGTTGCACCAGCAGTTGGTATTCCGCCCGACGCTCGGACTTGGCGGGCCTCGGACGTTCGTCGACGGGCTCTACCTCGGCAGCGGCGCGATCCACCCCGGCCCCGGCGTACACGGTGCGTGCGGCTGGCTGGCGGCCCGCGCGGCCCTCCGGGACGCGGCCCCGCTCGGTCTCCTCACGCGCCGCCCGACCTCCGCCCTACTCCGCCGCCTCCAAGCTTGACCTGAGGTCGGATAGGTTCGGTGGGTATCCAGGATGAAGGAGTCGACTTGAAGTTTCTGCTGACGATCTACGGCAACGAAGAGATCTGGGGCTCGTACTCGAAGGAGGAGTTCGAGGCGTTGATCGCGGCCGACGCGGAGTTCCAGCGCGAGATCCGCGAATCGGGTGAGTTCGTCTCGGTCGAGGGCCTCACGGATCCGGCCAACGCGCGGACCGTGAAGATCCGCGAGGGCGTGCCGGTGGTGACCGACGGACCGTACCTGGAGTCCAAGGAGTACCTGGCCAGCTTCTTCGTGCTCGACTGCGAGAACCTCGATCGCGCGGTGGAGATCGCCGCGAAGTACCCGACGGCCAAGACCACCGGTGTCGAGGTCTGGCCGTTGATGGAAGCCGGCGGGACCGACGTGTGACCGAGGACCTGCTGCGGGAGTTGGCGCCGCAGGTCCTCGCGGTGCTCGTCCGCCGCAACGGGCAGTTCGACGCCTGCGAGGACGCCGTCCAGGAGGCCCTGCTCGCCGCGGCGACGCAATGGCCGGAGGCAGGCGTTCCGGACAACCCGCGCGGTTGGCTCATCACTGTCGCGTCGCGGCGGCTGACCGACCAATGGCGTAGCGAGAGCGCTCGCCGGCAGCGCGAGGACAAGGCCTATGTGCTCGACGAAGCGGCGGATCAGCCCGAGATTCCGCAGTCCGACGACACGCTGACCCTTTTGTTCATGTGCTGCCATCCGGCCATCACGCCGCCGTCGCAGGTCGCGCTCACCCTGCGGGCCATCGGCGGTCTGACCACCGGCGAGATCGCTCGCGCGTTCTTGATGCCCGAGGCAACGATGGGATCACGGATCAGCCGCGCGAAGAAGAGCATCAAGGCGGCCGGCAGCCAATTCGCGCTACCGCCCGAGGCCGAGCGTGACGAGCGGCTCAAGGTCGTGCTGCATGTCTTGTACCTGATCTTCAACGAGGGCTACACCGCGAGTTCGGGCGAGGACCTGCAGCGGGTCGACCTCACCACCGAGGCGATCCGCCTGACCCGGGAGGTGCATCGCCTGCTGCCGGCCGACGGCGAGGTGGCAGGGCTGCTCGCGTTGATGCTGTTGACCGACGCGCGCCGCGCGGCCCGGATCCGGCCCGACGGCGGGTTGATCCCGATCGACGAGCAGGACCGGTCGTTGTGGAACCGGGAGCTGATCGAGGAAGGCTCGGCGCTGATCCTGCGGACGCTGGCGCACGGCGCGCTCGGGCAGTACCAGTTGCAGGCGGCGATCGCGGCCGTGCACGCGGAGGCCCCGACCGCCGAGGCGACGGACTGGCCGCAGATCCTCGGCCTCTACCGCCTGCTGGACCGGATCGCGCCCAGCCCGGTGGTGACCTTGAACCGCGCCATCGCGCTCGCCCAGGTCCAAGGTCCGCAGGCCGGGCTGGACCTCCTTGCCACGCTCGACGGCGACAAGTTGATGGCCGACAACCACCGCCTGTACGCCGTACGGGCCCATCTGCTCGAACGCGCCGGCGACCCCGCGGCGGCTCGCGCGGGCTATCTCGAGGCCGCCCGCCGTACGACGAGCCTGCCCGAGCAGCGTTATCTCAACGCCCGCGCTGCCGCCCTCACCTGAGGTAGCCACAAAACCCGCAGAAGGTCGTAGCCTGGAAGCGGTCGGGGAGGGCCGTGGGGTGGATGACGACAAGCTGGTAGCGGTAACAGGGGCGACGGGACGACAGGGCGGCGCCGTGCTGCGCCATCTATTGGCGGATGGCTGGCAGGTCCGCGCTCTGACTCGTACGCCGAACTCGATACGGGCGCAGGCACTGAAGGACCTCGGCGCCGAAGTCGTGGCCTGCGATATGGCCGACCGCGACTCCTTGGTGAAAGCGTTCGCCGGCGCTCGCGGTGTTTACAGCGTGCAGAATCCGATGATCGCGGGATTCGACGGGGAAGTGGCCCAGGGCAAGAATGTCGCGGACGCCGCCAAGGCCGCTGGCGTACTGCACGTCGTTTATGGCGGCGCCGGGCCCGGTCTGCCCGGGACCGGAGTCGATTCCTGGGAGTCGAAGCTGATCGTTGCCGACTATGTGCGCGAGTTGGGCATCCCGCTGACCGTGCTGCGGCCGATGGCGTTCATGGAACTGATGACCGACAAGGACCTCTACCCACCAGTCGCCATGTGGCGCCTCATGCCCAAGTTCGCCGGCGCCGACACTCCGATCCCGTGGCTGGCCGTCGACGACCTTGGCGTGATCGCGGCACGGGTATTCGCCGACCCGGAGACTTTCGTTGGTACGGACCTGCCGCTGGCAGGAGAGATCCGCTCGGTCGAGTACTGCCGTCAAACGTGGCAACGCGTGATGGGCCGCGCACCACGAAGCTTCCCGATGCCGGTCTGGCTTTTCGAACGCTTCACCGGCAAAGACCTCACGACCATGTGGCGTTGGCTCGCACGCAACGAGGTTTCGGTTGACCCTCAGGAGACGAGCGCGCTGCTCGGTTCCGTCACGACAGTCGAGCGGTTCGTCGCCGCTCGCCGATAGCCGGGGCGGGGATGCGACGGCCGAGCGTGAGCAGGGCGGCCGCGGTGAGGCAGGCGGCCGCGACGGAGAGGATGACGGGGTGATAGCCGGCGCTTCCGGCGAGAATCGCGGCGCCTAGGGGTGCGGAGGCGCGCGAGATGATGACCGGGGTGGCGAGCGTTCCGGCGATGGTCGCGTACCCGGTCGCGCCGTACCGGTCGAGCAGGATCGCCGGAGTGGCGATCGACGAGATGCCGAAGCCCAAGCCGAACAACACCAAGCACGCGATGGCGCCGGCCAGGTTGCGGCCTACGAGCGGCAGCATCGAGATGGAAACGCCTTGCAGGACAAGGACTCCAGCCATGATGGTGGCCATAGGCAACCAACGTAGCGAGATCGTGGTGGCGATCCGGCCGGTCACCGACAGCAGGCCGAGTACGCCCGCGAGGCTCGCCGCCGTCGCGGTGGAGTGCCCGAGATTGACCAGGTAGAGCACCAGATGCACCGCGATCACGGCCTGCGCTCCGCTATGCAGAACGAAGGCCGCGGCCAGGAGCCAGAACCCGGGATCCCGCAACGCCCGCGCGGGCGAGCCGCTCCGCTGGGGGACCCCGTGTCTGGGCCCCGTACGACGTAAGGCCGTCGCGTGCAGCGGAATCGTCAGAAACCCAAGGGTCGCGGCCAGGATGAGCAGGGTTCGACGCCAGTCGTACGCGTCCACCAAGTACCCCGTCAGCGGGATGAAGATCGAGCTCGCGAATCCCGCCACCAAGGTGATGCCGAGCAGCGCGCGCGTCCGGGCCGCGGGCGCGGTGACGGCGACGACCACGGCGAACGCGGGCTCGTACAGCACCATCGCGGCAGAGATTCCGATCGCCACGAAGACGACGTACAGCTGGGGCACCGTCTGGACCTGCGACCAGCCGAGCACGGCCATGGCGCCGAGCAGGGAGCCGGCCGTCATCAGGCCATGCCCGCCGCGGGCGTCCAGCCAGCGGCCGACCGGCACGGACATCAGCCCGGTCACCAGTACGGCGGTGGTGAACGCGCCGGCGGCCGTGGTGGTGGAGATGCCGAGGTCGCGGCTCATCGGACCGAGCAGCACGCTGAAGGCGTAATACAGCACGCCATAACCGACGGTCTGCGTGACGGCCAGCGCGGCGATCAGACCGCCGCTCCCACGGCGAGCGGCGGCCGTCGCGGATCCCATCAGTTGCAGCAGCCCGATTGCGCGGTCGCGGGCTCGTCGATCACGGTCAGCAGGCCTCCGGCGATACCGGTCGCGAGGCCGCGCGGCTCAGAGGCGTTATTCGACGAGCAGACGCCGGTCTCGGGCAGGTCCAGCTGTACGTCGCGCGCCGCCTCCCAATCGCCGGCCACCGCCGCGACCACCGAACGCGCCTGCTCGTATCCGGTCGCCAGCAGGAACGTCGGGGCGCGGCCGTACGACTTGGCGCCGATCGCGTAGTACCCGGCCTCGGGGTGGGTCAACTCCTCGACGCCGTGCGGCGGGACAGTGCCACACGAGTGCTGGTTCGGGTCGATCAGCGGCGCCAGCGCCCGGGTCGAACCGAGGATCGGGTCGAGGTCGAGCCGCAGTTCGCCGACCATCTCGGTGTCGGGCCGGAAGCCGGTCGAGTTCACCACGGTGTCCGCGATGACGCGCTGGTCGCCCGCTGCCAACTCGACGCGGCCGTCCTCGGTCAAGGCGATGGCCTCTGTGCGGAAGCTGCTCACCAGCTCGACCCGGCCGGACTGCACGAGCTTCTGCAGGCGACTGCCCAGAGCGCCGCGGGCGGGCAACTCGTCGGCCGCGCCGCCACCGTACGTGCGGGCCTGGCTGGTGCCGCGAACCACCCACACCACCTCGGTACCGGGGACCTGCTCGGCCAATTCGCCCAGGTCGAGCAGCGTGGTCGCCGCGGAATGGCCCGCGCCCACGACCGCCGTACGACGTCCTGCGAAGCGCTCCCGGTCGCGGCCGAGCACGTCGGGGAGGGCGTGGCTGAGGTGTTCGGCGGCGGCTTCTTCACCGCGGGCGGGGATGCCCGAGCCGCCGAGAACGTTCGGGCGGCGCCAGGTGCCGGCGGCGTCGATGATGGCGGTGGCCTGCAGCTCGGTGCCGTCGGCCAGGCGCAGCAGGAAGGGCGCGTCTTCGCGGCCGGCGGTGCGGATGCGGTCGAACCCGACCTTGGTCACGGCGACCACGGGTGCGTCGTACCGGATCCGGTTGGTGAGCTCCGGCGTCTTCGCCAGCGGCTCGAGGTAATAGTCGATCAGGTCGCCGCCGTTCGGCAGGGCGGCCAGGTCCGGCTCGACCCAGCCGGCCTGGTCCAGCAGCCGGCGCGCGGCCGAGTCGATGTCGTAGCGCCAGGGGCTGAACAGCTTCACGTGCCGCCACTCGTCGATCGCGGCCGCGACGCCCGGACCAGCCTCCAGCACCACGAAGTCCAGCCCGCGCTCGGCCAGGTGCGCCGCTGCTGCCAGACCCACCGGGCCGGCCCCGATGACCGCCACCTGAGTCGTGTTGTGCTCGCTCACGTCCATCTCCCGCTTCACTATGTTGAAGTTCATCTAATCAGCTGTGCCTAGCCTGCCTCGTGATTAGACAAGAGTCAAGATAGATATCCATCTAAATAGCGCCAAGTACTCTCTGTGTCCTGGGTCACGTGAAGCGGAGTGTAACTTCGGTTTACAGTAGGCCCGAGGACGGACCTAGCAGGGAGCGTGAGATGGCGGTGCCGCAGGCAAGGCAGAAGAACCGGCGGGACGCGATCGGGATGGGCGTGGCACTGCTCAACCGGCTGTCGAAGTCGCGAACGATCGAGCGACTCGGCCTGCGCAAGCAGACCGAGCGAGTGGTTTTCGAGGCGACCAAGACCGGTTTCCGGACGGCCGGCGCCCTGACGCGGAACTTCAAAGCCGTCTCCAGGGCCACGAAACCGGCCCGCCTGCCGTCCGCGAAAGGCAGCGGCAAGTTCGACCTGACGCCGACCGAGGACCAGGAGATGGTCGTCGGAGTGGTCCGCGAGTTCGCCGCGGAGGCCCTGCGCCCGGCGGCGGCCGCGGCCGACACCGCCTGCGCGACCGCTCCGTTGGTGCTCGCGCAGAGTTCGGAGCTCGGCCTGAGTTTGATCGAGGTGCCCGAGGAGCTCGGCGGCATCGTCACCGAACGCTCCGCCCTCACCGGCGTCCTCGTCGCCGAGGCGATGGCGTACGGCGATATGGGTCAGGCCGTCGCGTGTCTGGCACCGGCAGCGGTCAGTACGGCGATCTCGCTCTGGGGCGATGAGGTCCAGCAAGCGACGTACCTGCCGGCGTTCACGGGTGATTCCGTCCCGGCCGCCGCGCTCGCGGTCGTCGAGCCGCGAGCGCTGTTCGATCCCTTCGAGCTGCGTACGCGAGCCCAGCGCGTCGACGATGGGTACGTCTTGAGCGGCGTGAAATCGCTCGTGCCCCGTGGTGCCGAGGCCGAGGTGTTCGTGATCGCCGCCGAACGCGAAGGCCACGGCCCCGCGTTGTTCCTGGTCGAATCGAACCACCCGGGCCTGACCGTCGAGGCCGAGCCGTCGATGGGCCTGCGGGCGGCAAGCTTGAGCCGGATCATCCTCGACGCCGTACCGGCTCAGTTGCTGGGCGAGGGCTCGGCTGAGGACTACGCCGAATGCATCCGGCTGTCGCGACTCGGCTGGTGCGCGCTATCCCTCGGTACGGCGAAGGCGGTGCTCGACTACGTCACGCCGTACGTCAATGAGCGCATCGCGTTCGGTGAACCGATCAGCCATCGCCAGTCGGTCGCCTTCATGGTGGCCAATATCGCGATCGAGCTGGAAGGGATGCGACTCGTCACCTACCGGGCCGGATCGCGTGCGGAACAAGGGCTGACGTTCGCCCGCGAGACCGCGCTGGCCCGTCGGTTGTGCACCGAACAGGGCATGCGGATCGGCACCGACGGCGTGCAACTGCTCGGCGGTCATGGCTTCGTGAAGGAACACCCGGTCGAGCGGTGGTACCGCGATCTGCGGGCCGTCGGCGTGATGGAAGGCGCGGTGCTGGTCTGATGATCAACCTGGAGACTCCTCGCAAGTTCCGCGCCTTCATCAATCAGGCGCACCAGGTCGCGGCCGAGATGCTGCGCCCGAATTCCCGCGAGTACGACCTGGCCGAACACGCTTATCCCAAAGAGCTCGACATGCTCGCGGCCATGGTCGACGGCCTCGGCGCGTCCGGCACCGGCACAGGCGCGGGAGCGAGCGGCGTACGACGTACCGAAGCCGATGTCGACGGGGGAGTGAAGAACGGGTCCAACCTGTCGTCCGCGTTGTCGATCATGGAGATGTGCTGGGGTGACGTCGGCCTGCTGCTGTCGATGCCACGGCAAGGCCTGGGCAATTCGGCCATCGCGTCCGTGGCGAGTGACGAACAGCTGAAGCGATTCGAGGGCGTCTGGGCGGGGATGGCCATCACCGAACCGGGTTGTGGTTCGGACTCGGCCAGCATCCAGACGACCGCGCGGCTCGACGGCGACCACTACGTCATCAACGGCGAGAAGATCTTCGTCACCGCGGGCGGTCGGTGTGACGCCGTTGTCGTCTGGGCGACGCTGGACAAGTCGCTCGGCAGGGCCGCGATCAAGTCGTTCGTGGTCTTCAAGGACACTCCAGGTCTGACCGTCGAGCGGCTCGAGCACAAGCTCGGCATCCGCTCTTCGGATACCGCGACCATCCGGCTGGAGGACTGCCGGGTGCCCGCGGAGAACCTGCTCGGTACGCCGGAAGTCGATGCGGACAAGGGTTTCTCCGGCGTCATGCAGACCTTCGACAACACGCGCCCACTCGTCGCCGCGATGGCCGTCGGCTGCGCCCGGGCCGCGCTCGAACTGACGCACGACCTACTCGCCGAGGCCGGCGTCGAACCCGACTACGACCGCCCGGTCCACCGCCAACCCGCGGCCGCCGCGTCGTACCTGCAAATGGAAGCGGACTGGGAGGCGGCGTACCTCCTCACCCTCCAAGCCGCCTGGATGGCCGACAACGGCCGCCCCAACTCCCTCCAAGCCTCAATGGCCAAAGCCAAAGCCGGCCGCATCGGCAACGACATCACCCTCCGCTGCGTCGAACTGGCCGGCAGCCTCGGCTACAGCGAACACCACCTCCTCGAAAAGTGGTCCCGCGACTCCAAAATCCTCGACATCTTCGAAGGCACCC
Encoded here:
- a CDS encoding MFS transporter — its product is MGSATAAARRGSGGLIAALAVTQTVGYGVLYYAFSVLLGPMSRDLGISTTTAAGAFTTAVLVTGLMSVPVGRWLDARGGHGLMTAGSLLGAMAVLGWSQVQTVPQLYVVFVAIGISAAMVLYEPAFAVVVAVTAPAARTRALLGITLVAGFASSIFIPLTGYLVDAYDWRRTLLILAATLGFLTIPLHATALRRTGPRHGVPQRSGSPARALRDPGFWLLAAAFVLHSGAQAVIAVHLVLYLVNLGHSTATAASLAGVLGLLSVTGRIATTISLRWLPMATIMAGVLVLQGVSISMLPLVGRNLAGAIACLVLFGLGFGISSIATPAILLDRYGATGYATIAGTLATPVIISRASAPLGAAILAGSAGYHPVILSVAAACLTAAALLTLGRRIPAPAIGERRRTARLS
- a CDS encoding RNA polymerase sigma factor encodes the protein MTEDLLRELAPQVLAVLVRRNGQFDACEDAVQEALLAAATQWPEAGVPDNPRGWLITVASRRLTDQWRSESARRQREDKAYVLDEAADQPEIPQSDDTLTLLFMCCHPAITPPSQVALTLRAIGGLTTGEIARAFLMPEATMGSRISRAKKSIKAAGSQFALPPEAERDERLKVVLHVLYLIFNEGYTASSGEDLQRVDLTTEAIRLTREVHRLLPADGEVAGLLALMLLTDARRAARIRPDGGLIPIDEQDRSLWNRELIEEGSALILRTLAHGALGQYQLQAAIAAVHAEAPTAEATDWPQILGLYRLLDRIAPSPVVTLNRAIALAQVQGPQAGLDLLATLDGDKLMADNHRLYAVRAHLLERAGDPAAARAGYLEAARRTTSLPEQRYLNARAAALT
- a CDS encoding YciI family protein, whose amino-acid sequence is MKFLLTIYGNEEIWGSYSKEEFEALIAADAEFQREIRESGEFVSVEGLTDPANARTVKIREGVPVVTDGPYLESKEYLASFFVLDCENLDRAVEIAAKYPTAKTTGVEVWPLMEAGGTDV
- a CDS encoding phytoene desaturase family protein, with the translated sequence MVETVDAVVVGSGPNGLVAAIALADAGWDVLVVEASDQLGGAVRSSSADGWTTDHCSSCYPLGVASPVIRALELERFGLKWAHAPRPLAHLLDAESPAAFIDPDPERTAAGLAAEHPADGEAWLRLYEGYIKIREPLLRALLTGWPPVGAAGRLVRQLGSLAELGRFARFMALPVHRMGQELFAGQRGRALLTGNAMHADAPPSATVSGTMGWLLAMLAQDIGFPVVQGGSGRLADAMIARARESGVDFATGEPVVGLTVNGGRITGVRTAAGRTISVKRAVIADTSAPVLYDELLPSAIIPAGLRRDLAKFEWDFPTVKVNYRLSAAAPWTAKDAHTAGVVHLGGNADDLVHTAADLDTGRLPGAPFLLVGQTSTADPSRSPAGTEALWAYSHLPRGVADDASADKIAGRMDRQLERHAPGFSELVLDRQVQRPGEFEAGNAAMGLGALGGGTTQLHQQLVFRPTLGLGGPRTFVDGLYLGSGAIHPGPGVHGACGWLAARAALRDAAPLGLLTRRPTSALLRRLQA
- a CDS encoding NmrA/HSCARG family protein, whose protein sequence is MDDDKLVAVTGATGRQGGAVLRHLLADGWQVRALTRTPNSIRAQALKDLGAEVVACDMADRDSLVKAFAGARGVYSVQNPMIAGFDGEVAQGKNVADAAKAAGVLHVVYGGAGPGLPGTGVDSWESKLIVADYVRELGIPLTVLRPMAFMELMTDKDLYPPVAMWRLMPKFAGADTPIPWLAVDDLGVIAARVFADPETFVGTDLPLAGEIRSVEYCRQTWQRVMGRAPRSFPMPVWLFERFTGKDLTTMWRWLARNEVSVDPQETSALLGSVTTVERFVAARR